In the Sedimentisphaera cyanobacteriorum genome, CGCGCTTACAGTAATCGTGCGCTGTCTGTTGGAGCGGTTGATCTGTGAATAGCCTCTTCCGTATTCTATATTTGCAGCAGTTTCGAATGGTATCTGCCTTGAGTCCGGAGTTTTTATCATTACGTCTTTAATGTCCCTGAGAGTGGTTCTTTTCTCGTACGGGTATCTGAGCATAATGCGAACCTCATCCTTTTGCCTTTGAATCCTCTGCACTTCATCCCCGTAAAAGCCCTGTCGTGCCTGAACCGCAATGTCTGCCAAGGTTAGTCCGGCATCTCTTCCCTCACGTGAGAGAGAAAGCTTAATCTCCCTTTTGCCTTGTTCGAAGTTGTCTTTAATATCCTTCACGCCCGGTATCTGAGATATTCGTTTTTGGAAAATTTCAACGGATGTTTTAAGCCTCTCAAAATCCCTGTTTCCAAGTTCTATCTTTACAGCATCACCAGCGTCCTGCATAGTATAGTTATACTCAATAGAATTCAGGCCCGGTATCAAACCTACATTTTCACGCCATCTGTTTACAAATTCCTTCGAGGAAATACTCCTTTGCTCAGCGCTGAGCAGCTCTACCTCCACTACAGCGAGATGAGATGAAGCAGAACTGTCAGATATTTGAGGGCCGGGAGAATTGTCTACAATCTGAGATTTTCCTACAATAGTGGTTATATATTTTACCAGCGATTTTTCCGATTGGGATTTCTCAGTCAGCTCGGAGGCTGTTTTTCTGCCGGCCTTTTCTACTGTAGCTGCAGCATTCTGAGTTTTTTCAGAAGGCGTTCCAACGGGCATTTCTATAGAAACGCTAACCGTATCTGAATCAACGGAAGGGAAAAAAGTGTATTTTATATAGCCTGCTCGAATTACCGCGAATGTAATAATCAAAACAAACAGGCTGCAGGCCATAGTAACGTATCGCCAGCTTATTATTCTTGCAATAAAGCTTTTGAAAACCCCTTGAGAAAATTTCTCGTGGGAGCTGTCTATGAGCTTTCTGAGCCTTCCGGGTCTGTCTCGGCCTGTTTTTTTCATTGAAGCATCGAGATGGGCAGGCAGGATAAGAAGAGATTCCACCAATGATATGGCAAGAACGGATATAACCACTATTGGAATAACTCGAAGTATCCGTCCCATTATCCCGATTGTAAACATCATTGGCAGGAACGCTACTATTGTCGTTAGAACAGCTATAGTAACGGGGCTGGCCATCTCTTTTGCGCCCTGTACAGCGGCCTTTGCGGCAGGCACACCTTTCTGGTGCAGCGCATGGATATTCTCTCCTACAACGATAGCATCATCTACAACTATACCCAAACATATTATAAAGGCAAACAGAGAAAGCATATCTATCGAAACGCCGAGAAAAGATAAGATAATCATCCCGCCCATAAACGAGATCGGTATCCCGAGGGTTGTCCAAAACGAGAGCCTTATATTCAGCGAGATTAGAAGACAGATGAATACGAGTATCAAACCGTTTCTGCCGTTGTTGAGCAGGAGGCTGAGCCTTGAACGCAGATGCACAGAATAATCGTTGTATGTCTGCATGCTAATTCCGGCGGCCAGAGAGCCTCGGTTTTTCTCTACGTAATGCTCAACTTCTGCAGCTATATCTACAGCATCCTGCCTGCCTACTCTGCCAACCTCCACAAGCACAGCAGGCTCTCCGTTGAACCGTGTGATCATGGGGGTTTCTTCAAAGCCGTCTATAACCTCCCCTAGCTCAGAGAGGCGCAGGACGCTGCCGTCCTTATTGGTTTTAACGATTATATCCTCGAATTCTTCGCCTGAGTACATCTGTCCCTGAGTGCGGATTAGTATTTCCCCGCTGCGGGTTTCTATAGAACCTCCCGGAACATCAATTGAAGACTCAGCTATAACTCTGCTGATTTGCCTAAACGTGAGGTTGTATTTTCGAAGCATCTTTTCTGATACTTCAATCGATATTTCGTAGGGAGGAGCCCCTTTAATGCTGCATTGGGTAATCGTTTCGCTGTCTAAAAGGTCGTCGCGAATCTCTTCGCCGATTTTTCTCAGCGATTTCTGAGATGCCTGTCCGTAAACCATTACAGTTACGATATGGTCGGATTGGTCAACCTCAGATATCTCCGGCTTTTCAGCTTCTTCAGGGAATGTCCTTATTCGGTCAACTTCTTTTTTTATCTCATCGAGCATCTCGCTTGTATCAGCGAAATCTTCCAGCTCTACAAGCACCCAGCCCAGACCTTCCGAGGCCGTGGAATACACCTTCTTGATGTCTTCCAGCCCCGAAACCGCTTCCTCTAAAGGAAGGCAAATCCCTGTTTCAACTTCTTCAGGCGAAGCTCCGAGATACTGAACCGATATTGTGATCATCTTGTTGTCTATATCAGGGAAGATCTCAAGATTGCTTGTTAGAGACGCTGCAATCCCTCCGCCTATTATTACAAACATAAGCAGATTCGCTGCTACGTGATTTCCCGCAAACCAGCCTATAAGCCCTTTACGTGAATCCATCAATCCTGCTCCGATTGTTTTTTCTGACTTTCCATAGGATTGATTTTCATTCCGTCAACTGGGGAATCAATCATACTGGTAATTATCTTCTCTCCGTCTTCCAGGCCTTTGGATATATATGCATATTTTCTGTCTATTCGAAGGACATCAACTTTTCTGATCTCGAGCCTGTTTTTCGGAGCTGCCACCCAAACCTCTTTCATATTATGAACAGCTGTGGATGGTACTGCCGCGATATTCTTTATTTCGTCTCCGATGAAACTCGCCTTAACAAACATTCCGGGAAGAGGGGTTAGCCCTGAATCCTTAAAGCCTTCTTTATTAAGCTCAACAATTACAGTAACCATTCGCGTCGACGGGTTTACCATGCCGGCATTTCTGGCAGCCCGACCATTCCAAATATATTTTTTGCCGGCATATTCAGCTTCAATTTCCACCTTGCCTGCGTTTTCTCCCCCAACAGCGAACCACTGCAGGTCTTCATCTCTCAGCGGGACTTCCACATTGAAAATCTCTGTAGAATAAACTCTCGCTGCCGGCTCGCCGGGAGCTATGTATTCGCCTGCCTCTTTGAATTTCTCAGTAACGATTCCGTCGAAAGGTATTGAAATTTGAGTCCTGTTGAGGTCGAGTTTGGCTTTTTCCAGTCTTGCTTTTGCACTTTCAAGGGCAGCCTCTGCCTCATTAACCTGAGGAATCCTCAATACAAGCGGGTTAGATGGCTCTTTATTCGGGTGAAGCTCTCTCCATTCTCTTTTGGCCACGTCAGCCTGAGCAAGCTCCTTGTCTAGCTTAACCTTTGCAGCTGCCACGGAAGCCTTTGCTGTTTCAAGGGCGATTTCGTAATCCCGCTGGTCTATCTCAAGCAGAACAGACCCTTTCTGAAAACTTTCGCCCTCGTTTATCTCAAAGCTGGTTATCTTTCCGGGCACTTCGCTGACGATTTGCGATGATGTTTCCGGCACAACATTTCCGTAATTATCAATAATTACAGGCGTGTCTTTGAGCTTTGCAACTGCTGTCTCAACTGTAGGGATCAGTTTAGGAGCCTTTTCAGGCTGGATTTTTTCCCTGCTCTTGAAAATAATATACGCACCGAGACCCGCTGCTGCAAGAATCAGAAGGAATAAAACTGCCTGAGCAGCCGGTCTTACAGCTTTTTCCTTATTTTGCATTTCCGCAGCCTCGCTTAGATTTATTTGTCATTATTTTTCATCTCCCAATTACCGCCAAGGGCAAGATGAAGATTGCATCTGTTTACCCAAATCTGACCTATCATATAATTAACCTGAAACTCCGTATTCCGCCTGCGTCTCTCAGTCTGAAGCAGGGCGGTAAAAGGCGCAAGACCTGAGTTGTATTCACGTTTGATGCTTCTTTCAGCCTTCTCTGCCTGCTTGAGGCTTTCCTTGAGATGTTTTAGCTGGGTGTTATAAAGACGCTCCTGCAGCAGAAGTGTTTCCACCTCTTTCAACGCATCGAGAAAAGATTTTGAATACTCGAAGGCAAGTTCTTCCACTCTCGCACGATTGTATTTCACCGCTGCCTTCAGCCTTCCGCCTTCAAACAGAGGCTGGGTGATATTAGCTGCGAGAGAGTAAACTGAATTGCTGCTTTCCAAAAGACCGGAAAAGTCATCGGACAGCCTGCCGCCGGAGGCCGTAAGGGATATTTGCGGATACATATCAGCAATGCTTACATTCAAATCCTGAACCGACGCTGAAAGCCTGCGCCTGCCTGCCCGAAGGTCAGGTCTGCGGTCAAGAAGGCTGGCGGGTATCATATCTGAAATCTTCGCAGGCTCAGGAAGTCCTATAGAATCGCCTTTAAGCTCGGTGCTGCCCGGAGCGCGTCCGAGGATTATATCAAGCGAATAAAGGTAGTCCTTGAGCTGCTTTTCGTAATCAGATGTCTCAGAATTCACTGAAGCCAAGTTTTGTCTTGCAAGATATACCTCAGAGATATTCGATACTCCGTTTCGGTATCTTCTTTCGACTGTGCGAACAGTTTTCTGCCAGCTGTCTGCATTTTGCCTGCTGACAGTCAGCTGCATTTTTGCCACAACCGAAAGAGCCCTTAATTTTACCGTGCTCGATACCACTGAATGCATAACTGCCAGACGGCTCTCTACACTGGCCAAATATCTTTGAAGAGCAGCCTGCTCACCCGAAGCCTGCTTGCCGAAAAGATCCAGAAGATAGTTGATTCGAAGCCCTGCCTGAAGGTTGTCTGACGGTTTGTATGCCGGCATTTCTTTTCCTCTTGAGGCGGACAGCTCCAGCTTAGCATAAGGCCAGTCCTGAGAGGCCTGAATGTTGAGGTTTTCCTTTGCCTGCTTAACCCTTGAAAATGCTGATTTAATGCTCAAATTATTCTCTAAGGCCGCTTGAACTAACCGGTTAGTTTCTGGGTCTTTAAACTGCTGCCACCATTTACCAGACCATTTCTCGTATCTGCTCTCAGCATTGGAAAAGTTTTCCGGATTATTTATAAATTCATTCGGCACATCAGGGGAATACTTTTTCCTGCTGTAGTCTTCTCCGACCGTGCAGCCGGCAATCATTATAGCGTATAAAAGCAAAAATATGTTTAACAATTTACTCATAGCGTATTTTTATCCCTCAGCAGGGTTACAATGCTTATTTCACCAGGACAGTTCAGCCTTGCCGTGAGCCTGCTGCTGCCTGCGCCAGCGGTAGTTATTCCGACAAGATTTTTGTATTTCCATTGCCCTCTGGCGTACCGCATAGGAGCCCGGCAGTTTGTATAAACGGGGATGCCGCTTGGAAGGCAAAACTGCCCGGCATGCGTATGCCCTGCAAGCATAAGAGCAAAACCTGCCTGCTGAGCCCTTGAATAATAGTTGGGGTTATGGCAGAGCAGTATTCTGAATGCGTCCGGAGCTTCTATCGAGCTTATCATAGCGTCCCAGTCGTCATTGTGCAAGTTGTGGTGGTCTCCAAGCCCTGCAACGCAGATCTTCTCTCCCGTCGGTGATTCAATCAATGCTGAGCTGTTTATAAGCATTCCGGCACCAGCCTTTTCAAGATGCTCTGCTATAAAAAGTGAGTCGTGATTACCGAGAATAGAATGAATTACGGCTTTTTTACCCTTTATTTCTTCAAGAAGAGAGTTCATAAACCTGCAAACCCATACGGGAAATTCCCCGTCTCCCCAAGCATAATCGCCGCCTAAAAAACAATAGTCAAAATCGAGTGATTTTATTATCTCCATAACTTTATCATGAAAGCCCTCTCTGCCCGGATAATGGATGTCTGCAAGAAAGAGAATTCTCTTTCCTGAAAATGATTTCGGCAGATTGGAAAAAGCAAGATTGTAACTGCGAACTTTGATGTTGAAATAATCTTTTCGAGCACGATTCCAAAACCTTGCAGCTTTGAGGATTCTCATTGCAGTGATGTCCTCAATATCTGCATTAATCATACCGGGTTCTTTATTATTTAAAAAATTCAAGACATACCTTTTCAATACAGCAGAGCTTTAATAAATTTGCAAAAGAATTATACGCAACCATCAGGCTTGTTCAACGATTAACAACGATTGATTCTGTCTAAAATAATAGTATAATAATAATTCTATGCATACAAAAATATATCAAAACTTAGAGATAGAATCTCATGAGCTTTCCGAAGCGGCAGAGATTTTGAAAAGGGGCGGAATCGTAGCTTTCCCTACGGAAACTGTTTATGGGCTTGCAGCGAGAGCAGACAGCGAAACTGCGTCCAAGCTCAGCGAACTCAAGAGCAGGAAAGAGGGGAAATATTATTCTCTGCATATACCTTTTCCGGAGGCCTTGAGCAGTTATGTTCCTGATATCGATTTGAAATCTAAAAAGATAGTAGATAATTTCTGGCCAGGGCCGCTTACGATGGTTTTCAATGTTTCGCCCGAAAAAATGAGCCGCAAGCATCGAAAACTCGCTGAAAAATGGGATTCAATATATCACAACCAGACTGTGGGCATCAGATGTCCGGATGAAGAAACCGCAGCGAGATTTTTATATCTGGCCGGAGTTCCCGTAGTTGCCACTAGCGCAAATATATCCGGCAAAGAGCCTGCTGTAACCGGAGAAGAGGTAATAAAGCAGTTTGACGGGAAAATTGATGCTGTAATCGACGGGGGCGTCTGCTCGGAGGCCTTGAACAGCACAGTAGCTATGATATCTCAAAACAAGCTTATGGTTTTAAGGGAGGGGGCTGTAAAAGAGCAGGAACTTTTGGATATTTCTGCGATTAAGCTGCTCTTTGTCTGCGAAGCCAACACCCTTTCCAGCCCTATAGCTGCCGAGCTTTGCAGAAAAAGGCTTGCGGAAAATTTTGAATGCAGTGTTTCCCAGCTCGAGGAAAAAGGCTATAATATCTCATGTGCAGGAGTAAAAATCGAGATCGACAAGCCTGCACATCAAGCTGCGATGGAATTTGCGAAATCTATCGGCGGTAATCTGGACGGGCATATAACTACCGGTCTTTCTGAAAAAGATATTATAGAAAGCGATGCGATATTTGTTATGGCTGAAAAACAGAGGGATAGAATACTCGAATTCTACCCTCAAGTTCGTGATAAATGTTATCTTTTGCGTAAAGGCAAAAACATAATTGAACCGGACGGGAAAGACGAAAACTTCCAGGAATTCGTAGAATTGCTGGAGGATTCGGTCAATAAAAGATTAGGTGAAATTGTATTATGATTATAGCTTTAGCTAACGACCACAGAGGTTACGAAACAAAAATACTTATCAGAGGCCTTGTAGAAAAAATGGGGCACGAATGCGTAGATTACGGCTCTGACGGCAAAAGCCCTGTTGATTATCCAGATGTGGGCTATTCAGCATCTATTGCTGTTTCTAATGGCGAGGCGGACAGAGGAATCCTCATTTGCGGTACGGGTATTGGGATGTGCATAACTGCGAACAAGGTAAAGAATGTGCGCGGTGCTCTGTGTTTTGATGAAATAAACGCACGCGTTTCAAGGCAGCATAATGATGCCAACGTGCTTTGCCTTTCAGGCGACCTGCTCGGAGAAAGCTCTGTGAGAAGGATAGTTGAAGTGTGGCTGGAAACAGACTTTATGGGCGGAAGACATCAGCAGAGGCTTGACAAGGTTCGCAAGATAGAGCAGGGCGAAGACCCTAGGGAATAGCTTATAAAGCCTTCATCAGCCTATAATATGTAAATACTCTGATTCTATGAGATTATAAAACTATTTGCGAACAGCTTTTTTTACCAGAGATGATGCATCTTCAGGATAAATCCCCGGGTATTTATGCTTCATAGCTGCCACGATAAGCCCCAAAAACATCGGACTTGGATTTAGAGGTCTTGAGGTTAGGCAGGGATGCGCCTGAGTGCCGATAAAATACGGGTGTTCAGGCAGCTCGAGAATCTGCATAATCGGATGATTTGGCGCTTTGCCCGAAAACACCAAGCCCGCATTTTCAAGCTCTTGGATATATTCCGGGTCAACCTCATATCTGTGTCTGAATCTGAGTCTTGCCGAAAGCACATCTCCGAAAAGCTTATATGCAAGCGTATCCTTCTTAATTTCTACATCTCTTCCGCCTAAACGCATATTCCCCCCAAGACCTTCAATTTTTTTCTGCTCCGGCAGAAGGTTAATCACAGGACTGCTGCAGTTGGGGGCTATCTCTGAACTGTTTGCGTTTTTGATCCCGCATACATTTCTCGCATATTCAATAACTGCCATCTGAAAACCAAGGCAGAGACCGAGATATGGAAGACCGTTCTCTCTTGCAAACCTTATACATTCAATCTTTCCCTCAGTGCCGCGCACGCCGAACCCGCCGGGGACTATTATACCGTCAACACCTCTAAGAGCGCTTTCTGTATTTTCGGGGGTTATATCTGTAACCTCTATCCACTCTACATTCACCTTGCAGCCAAGCCAAGCCTCGCAATGTTCAATGGCATTGCTGATTGAGGCGTAGCTGTCTCGAACGGATATGTATTTGCCGGTAATGCCTATTGTTACCTCATTCTTATGATCTTTGGTTACCCGATCGGTAAAATCGCACCATTTCTCCCACTCACTGCGCTCCTTGCGCAGATCAATCTTATCTTCAATCCCAAGCATCTTGATGATGCTGAAATCTACGCCGCTGTCTCTGAGCATTGAGGGTATCAGGTATATGCTTTTCGAATCGTGCATACTGAAAACATTGCTGAAAGGAACATTGCTGAAAAGGCTAATCTTTTCTCGAACCTGCTCGGTAACCTCCTCTTCGCATCTGCACGCAATAATCGAGGGCTGAATACCTTTCTGGAGCAGCTCTCTGATGCCCAGCTGGGCGGCCTTTGACTTCTGCTCGCCCAATGTTTGCGGGGCTAGTATGTAAGTCAGGGCTACAAAGCAGCAGTTGCTGTCGCCCTCCTCGTTGGCCAGTTCACGCATTGCCTCTATGTAGAATGCGTTCTCCAGATCGCCTGCTGTACCGCCGATTTCAACGAACACAACATCCGCCTCACTGTCTCTTGCCAGCACTCTCAGCTTGCGTTTTACCTCACCTGTAACATGCGGGATAACCTGAACATCCCGCCCGAGATAGCCCCCGCCTCTCTCTGTTTTGAGCACTGAGCTGAATACCTGACCATTGGTGCTGAAATTCTGCTTGGAAAGGTCTATATTCAGCATCCTTTCGTATGTTCCAAGGTCCATGTCGCATTCCATCCCGTCATCAAGCACGAATACCTCTCCGTGCCGGAATGGGTTCAGCGTTCCAGAATCCATATTGAGGTATCCTTCCAGCTTTACAGGGGACACCTTCAGACCCTTGTCCTGCATAAGTTTGGCTACACAGGAAGAAAATATACCCTTGCCAAGACCGCTCATTACTGTACCGAGAACTACTACATACTTCGTTTTACCCTTAACGTATCCTTTAGGCACAGGAGAAAAGAATTCAGTATCCGAGGATTTATTGCTGATGCTTGCAAATATGTCTTCCCTTTTTTGGGACATTTTAACCGCCGTATAAATAATTTATTTAAGTGTTCTTTCAACAAAAGCCATATACTGCTTTTCCGTGTCTATTCCTTCATGCGCCTCTGGAATTTCCTCTGCTATAATCCTGAACCCGTTTTCCAGAGCCCGAAGCTGTTCGAGCGATTCGCTTATCTCAAGAGGTGTACGAGGCATTTGAGTAATTTTCATAAGGAAGTCTTTTCTGTAAGCATAAACCCCTAAATGGCGTTTCATAAGGCTCACATTAGGTTTCCCGTCTTTCCGAGAGTAGGGCACCGGCTGTCTGGTAAAGTAAATAGCGTATCCGTTCTTGGCAACAACTGCTTTAACGGCGTTGGGATTTTCGACCTCGCTTCGGTCCCTGACAGGCGTAACGAGCGTAGCCATATCGGCTTGTTCGTTATTTTTAAGCAGATTTGCAAGCTGGTCGATATTTTTCGGGTCTATTTCAGGCTCGTCTGCCTGCACATTAACAATAATATCGCAGTCAATTTGCTCTGCTGCCTTGGCAACCCTGTCTGTCCCGCTTTTGAGGTCCGGGTCTGTAAGGACGCATTCAGCACCAAAGCTTTCGCAGGCCTGCTGCACCATTTCACTGTCAACAGCTATTACGATTTTTTCTGCCGAATCGGCCTTTGCAGCGGTTTCATAAGTGTGCTGCACGAGATATTTACCAGATTCCGAGGCGAGAATCTTACCTTTGAAACGGGTTGAATCGTATCTGGCGGGTATTATTATAACGGTATTCAAGTCGGTTCCTCGCAGTTAGTTTTTTATTATTTTCTAAAACTCACTGCCTTAATAATTTATTGAAAAACGTTTGATAAGTCAATATTAAAATACACGACAGCGTATCTTGACATTAACTCAGTAAACATTATGATTAGCGTTCTATATATTAACAGATAAACGGAACAGTAGAAATGTCGGAAAATAAAAATTATAAAAAAACGCTGAATCTCCCTAAAACGTCTTTTGCAATGAAGGCTAACCTAACCCAGCGCGAGCCTCAAATGCGCAAACAGTGGGCAAAGGAAAAGATATATCAGAAGATAAGAGAAGCCAGAAAGAACAGCAAACCTTACATCCTCCATGACGGGCCTCCTTATGCCAATGGAGATATCCATATGGGACACGTTATCAATAAGGTGCTCAAGGATGTAGTTGTAAAATACAAAACCATGCGAGGCTTTGATGCCCCTTACGTTCCGGGCTGGGACTGCCACGGGCTCCCGATTGAAGCTAAAGTGATGACCGAGCTCGGAGATGAAGCAGCGGATATGGAAAAGCTTGAGATACGCAAACGCTGCAAGAAGTACGCGAGCAAATACGTTAAGCTTCAGAGCAGGCAGTTTGCATCTCTGGGTGTTTTCGGCAATTATGAGGACCCGTATCTCACAATGGTGCCCGCTTACGAGAAGGGTATCCTTGAGGTTTTCGGCAAGCTTGTAGAGCAGGGGCTTGTTTACAAGCAGCTCAAGCCCATACACTGGTCTGTAGGCTGTCAGACTGCGCTTGCAGATGCTGAGCTTGAATATAAGGACATCACTTCCCCAAGTATTTACGTAAACTTTCCCGCAGAAAGAGAGGCGGCCGAAAAGCTCATCAACCTCGGCCTGGCAGAACAGGGCGAAACCGCCTGCTTTATGATCTGGACAACCACCCCCTGGACACTCTGCGCTAATCTGGCTGTAGCAGTTCATCCGGGGCTTGAATATGCCTCTGTCAAATATCAGAAAAACGGCAAGAAATATGCATCGCTTGTATGCACTGAGCGGATTGAAGCAGCAGTTCAGGCAGCAGGAATATCAGAATACGCCGTTTCTGAGGCGAGAGTTAAGGGCGCAGAGCTGGAAGGGCTGAGATACTCCCACCCCTTTATCACTGAGAAGCCTACTGAATCAGATGCGTATTTTGTCGTTCAGGCCGATTACGTTACCACTGAAGACGGTACTGGCCTTGTGCATACAGCCCCTGGACACGGAACTGAAGACTATATGACCGGCGTTAAAAACGGGCTGGAAATTTACTCTCCCGTAGATGAAAACGGCACCTATGATGATACTGTTCCGGATTTCCTCGCGGGCAAGAATGTGCTGAAGGTGGATGAAGAAGTTATTGAAAGGCTCTCGGCAAAAGGCCTTCTTTTCGCAAGAAAAGACCTGCTCCACAGCTACCCTCACTGCTGGAGGAGCCGGATGCCCGTTATCTTCCGCGCCACAGAGCAGTGGTTTGCAGGCGTTGACATAAAGCTCGAAGACACAGGAAAGACCCTTCGTGAAATGGCCGTCGCCAGTACCGATGAGGTTCGCTGGATACCCGGCTGGGGCAAGAAGCGGATTGCCGGAATGCTTGAATCAAGGCCGGACTGGTGCCTCAGCAGGCAGAGAAGCTGGGGGCTGCCGATACCGGTTTTCGTAAACTCAGAAGGCAGGAGCCTGCTTACGCCCGAATCTGTTGCAGCCGCTGCTGAGCATATCGGAAGAAAAGGCTCAGACAGCTGGTTTACCGATTCCCCTAAGGAGATACTCGGCGAAGATTTTGATTTGCCTGAGGGATTCAGCTTCGATGATCTGGAAAAGGAAGAAAATATTTTTGATGTATGGTTTGAGTCCGGCTGCAGCTGGCACAGCGTGGCAGCAAACAGGGGTTGGGATCTGCCCGTTGATTTGTATCTTGAAGGCAGCGACCAGCACAGAGGCTGGTTCCAGCTTTCACTTCTCCCTGCACTAGGAGCAATGCACAGAGCGCCTTTCAAAAACGTTCTGACTCACGGATTTACAGTAGATGCTGAAGGCCACAAGCAGAGCAAGTCTTTGGGCAATTATGTAAATGCAATGGAGGAGATCGAAAAGTACGGCTCGGACATCCTCAGGCTCTGGGTTTCCAGTGTGAATTATCAGGAAGATATGCGCTGCAGTGATGAGCTTATCGGCAGGATGAGGGATTCTTATCGGAAAATCCGCAATACCATAAGGTATATACTGAGCAATATAAAGGATTTCACGCCGGAAGAGGCGACTGCTTTTGAGGATATGGAGCCAATAGACCAATGGGCTCTTTACCGCTACAACTTTATGGTCAAAAACGTTATCAACGATTATGACAATTTCGTTTTCCATAAGGTATTCGCCGGCGTATACAATTTCTGCACAGTAGAAATGAGCAACATCTATATGGACGTTGTAAAAGACCGTCTGTATTGCGAGCTGCCTGAGAGCCCTTCAAGAAAGAGCTGCCAGACTGTGCTCTGGAAAATACTAAACGGTTTGATAAAGCTTGCTGCCCCAATAATGGTGCATACCGCTGAAGAGGCATGGGCATCGCTTGAACAGAAGGATGAAAACTGCGAAAGCGTACATCTTTCTCTAATAAATGATGCTGATCAGCAGGTTTTGGATTCAGCAGACCAAGAAAAATGGAAAACGATTTTTGAAATACGTGATGAAGTTCTCAGAAAGCTTGAAGAGCTCAGGCAGAACCAGACTATCGGTTCAAACCAGCAGGCAAGTGTCGCTGTAAAGGCAGATGAGAGTACTGCTGATTTGCTTGAGCAGTTCGGGGCAGATAATTTTGCAGAGCTCTGCATAATAAGTGAAGCAAAAATAGAACGTGCAGAGAACCTTGAGATTTCAGCCTGCAAGTCCGCAAATGACAAATGCCAGAGGTGCTGGAACTACTTCGCTTCAGTGGGTGAAGATGCAGAAAATCCCGATTTGTGCAAAAGGTGCGCCGAAGCGGTTAAGCAGACCTCTGCTGTTTGAGAACTCCTTTAAGGGAATAAATGAATTTAGCAAATATACGAAATTTTTCCATAGTAGCACACATAGACCACGGCAAGAGTACAATCGCAGACAGGATTATGCTACATGCAGGGGCGGTTACTGAAAGGGAATTTCATAACCAGCTGCTTGACAGTATGGATCTTGAAAGGGAGCGCGGTATTACTATCAAGGCCTCCGCTGTTACCATGTATGTCAATTACAAGGGCGAGAAATATATGCTCAACCTCATTGACACGCCCGGGCATGTGGATTTCAGCTATGAGGTCTCTCGTGCTCTTACCGCCTGCGAGGGGGCACTTCTTGTTGTTGATTCTGCTCAAGGCGTTGAAGCTCAGACAGTTGCCAATGCTTATCTTGC is a window encoding:
- a CDS encoding efflux RND transporter permease subunit; translation: MDSRKGLIGWFAGNHVAANLLMFVIIGGGIAASLTSNLEIFPDIDNKMITISVQYLGASPEEVETGICLPLEEAVSGLEDIKKVYSTASEGLGWVLVELEDFADTSEMLDEIKKEVDRIRTFPEEAEKPEISEVDQSDHIVTVMVYGQASQKSLRKIGEEIRDDLLDSETITQCSIKGAPPYEISIEVSEKMLRKYNLTFRQISRVIAESSIDVPGGSIETRSGEILIRTQGQMYSGEEFEDIIVKTNKDGSVLRLSELGEVIDGFEETPMITRFNGEPAVLVEVGRVGRQDAVDIAAEVEHYVEKNRGSLAAGISMQTYNDYSVHLRSRLSLLLNNGRNGLILVFICLLISLNIRLSFWTTLGIPISFMGGMIILSFLGVSIDMLSLFAFIICLGIVVDDAIVVGENIHALHQKGVPAAKAAVQGAKEMASPVTIAVLTTIVAFLPMMFTIGIMGRILRVIPIVVISVLAISLVESLLILPAHLDASMKKTGRDRPGRLRKLIDSSHEKFSQGVFKSFIARIISWRYVTMACSLFVLIITFAVIRAGYIKYTFFPSVDSDTVSVSIEMPVGTPSEKTQNAAATVEKAGRKTASELTEKSQSEKSLVKYITTIVGKSQIVDNSPGPQISDSSASSHLAVVEVELLSAEQRSISSKEFVNRWRENVGLIPGLNSIEYNYTMQDAGDAVKIELGNRDFERLKTSVEIFQKRISQIPGVKDIKDNFEQGKREIKLSLSREGRDAGLTLADIAVQARQGFYGDEVQRIQRQKDEVRIMLRYPYEKRTTLRDIKDVMIKTPDSRQIPFETAANIEYGRGYSQINRSNRQRTITVSADVDPLEANSQEVNNYIFSTILPNMGKDYPNLTYDVEGEQKSMNESMSSLGKGFIYAFFGIYSLIAVQFRSYIQPVIVMSAIPFGIIGAVAGHLLMGFDLSLMSTFGIVALTGIVVNDSLILIDLINRERKNGLTLYQAVIDSAASRLRPILLTTLTTFFGLVPMILEQSLQAQFLIPMAVSLAFGVLFATCITLILVPSLYMIIEDIHWSIFTAKNARKN
- a CDS encoding efflux RND transporter periplasmic adaptor subunit, whose amino-acid sequence is MQNKEKAVRPAAQAVLFLLILAAAGLGAYIIFKSREKIQPEKAPKLIPTVETAVAKLKDTPVIIDNYGNVVPETSSQIVSEVPGKITSFEINEGESFQKGSVLLEIDQRDYEIALETAKASVAAAKVKLDKELAQADVAKREWRELHPNKEPSNPLVLRIPQVNEAEAALESAKARLEKAKLDLNRTQISIPFDGIVTEKFKEAGEYIAPGEPAARVYSTEIFNVEVPLRDEDLQWFAVGGENAGKVEIEAEYAGKKYIWNGRAARNAGMVNPSTRMVTVIVELNKEGFKDSGLTPLPGMFVKASFIGDEIKNIAAVPSTAVHNMKEVWVAAPKNRLEIRKVDVLRIDRKYAYISKGLEDGEKIITSMIDSPVDGMKINPMESQKKQSEQD
- a CDS encoding efflux transporter outer membrane subunit; the protein is MSKLLNIFLLLYAIMIAGCTVGEDYSRKKYSPDVPNEFINNPENFSNAESRYEKWSGKWWQQFKDPETNRLVQAALENNLSIKSAFSRVKQAKENLNIQASQDWPYAKLELSASRGKEMPAYKPSDNLQAGLRINYLLDLFGKQASGEQAALQRYLASVESRLAVMHSVVSSTVKLRALSVVAKMQLTVSRQNADSWQKTVRTVERRYRNGVSNISEVYLARQNLASVNSETSDYEKQLKDYLYSLDIILGRAPGSTELKGDSIGLPEPAKISDMIPASLLDRRPDLRAGRRRLSASVQDLNVSIADMYPQISLTASGGRLSDDFSGLLESSNSVYSLAANITQPLFEGGRLKAAVKYNRARVEELAFEYSKSFLDALKEVETLLLQERLYNTQLKHLKESLKQAEKAERSIKREYNSGLAPFTALLQTERRRRNTEFQVNYMIGQIWVNRCNLHLALGGNWEMKNNDK
- a CDS encoding metallophosphoesterase, giving the protein MINADIEDITAMRILKAARFWNRARKDYFNIKVRSYNLAFSNLPKSFSGKRILFLADIHYPGREGFHDKVMEIIKSLDFDYCFLGGDYAWGDGEFPVWVCRFMNSLLEEIKGKKAVIHSILGNHDSLFIAEHLEKAGAGMLINSSALIESPTGEKICVAGLGDHHNLHNDDWDAMISSIEAPDAFRILLCHNPNYYSRAQQAGFALMLAGHTHAGQFCLPSGIPVYTNCRAPMRYARGQWKYKNLVGITTAGAGSSRLTARLNCPGEISIVTLLRDKNTL